Proteins encoded in a region of the Burkholderia ubonensis subsp. mesacidophila genome:
- the uraD gene encoding 2-oxo-4-hydroxy-4-carboxy-5-ureidoimidazoline decarboxylase, whose translation MKAMRYTLEQLNTMAPGAFVAALSGIFEHSPWVAEAAAGARPYASIDALHETMSGAVESAGEVRQLALINAHPELAGKAAVRGELTVESTREQSGAGLSQCTQEEFDRLQTLNRTYREKFGFPFILAVRGYDRHGIIANFESRVNHSRTEELRASLDQIYRIARFRLDDLIDA comes from the coding sequence ATGAAGGCGATGCGTTACACGTTGGAGCAACTGAACACGATGGCGCCGGGCGCATTCGTCGCGGCGCTGTCCGGGATCTTCGAACATTCGCCGTGGGTCGCCGAGGCGGCCGCGGGCGCGCGGCCGTACGCGAGCATCGACGCGCTGCACGAGACGATGTCGGGCGCGGTGGAGTCGGCAGGCGAAGTGCGCCAGCTCGCGCTGATCAACGCGCACCCGGAGCTCGCGGGCAAGGCCGCGGTGCGCGGCGAGCTGACCGTCGAATCGACGCGCGAGCAGAGCGGCGCGGGCCTCAGCCAGTGCACGCAGGAAGAATTCGACAGGCTGCAGACGCTGAACCGCACCTATCGCGAGAAGTTCGGCTTCCCGTTCATCCTCGCGGTGCGTGGCTACGATCGGCACGGGATCATCGCGAACTTCGAGTCGCGCGTGAATCATTCGCGCACCGAAGAGCTGCGCGCGAGCCTCGACCAGATCTACCGGATTGCGCGCTTCCGGCTCGACGACCTGATCGACGCGTGA
- the puuE gene encoding allantoinase PuuE, which translates to MSLDPNYPRDLIGYGRHPVQANWPGRARVAVQFVLNYEEGGENCVLHGDPGSEQFLSEIVGAAAYPDRHMSMESIYEYGSRAGVWRILREFEKRGLPLTVFGVGMAIERHPELARAFVELGHEIACHGWRWIHYQGMTPELEAEHMRLGMAAIERVTGVRPLGWYTGRDSPNTHRLVAEYGGFLYDSDNYGDDLPFWMDVDVSGGGTTPQLIVPYTLDTNDMRFATPQGFNTADHFFHYLRDAFDVLYEEGDEAPKMLSIGMHCRLLGRPGRFRALQRFLDHIEQHDRVWVTRRVDIARHWHEHHPYQPNQRNQGKA; encoded by the coding sequence ATGTCACTCGATCCCAACTATCCACGCGATCTGATCGGCTACGGCCGCCATCCGGTGCAGGCGAACTGGCCCGGGCGGGCGCGCGTCGCGGTGCAGTTCGTGCTGAACTACGAAGAGGGCGGCGAGAACTGCGTGCTGCACGGCGACCCCGGCTCCGAGCAGTTCCTGTCGGAAATCGTCGGTGCGGCCGCGTATCCGGACCGCCACATGAGCATGGAGTCGATCTACGAATACGGGTCGCGGGCCGGCGTGTGGCGCATCCTGCGCGAGTTCGAGAAGCGCGGCCTGCCGTTGACCGTGTTCGGCGTCGGCATGGCGATCGAGCGGCATCCGGAGCTCGCGCGCGCGTTCGTCGAGCTCGGCCATGAAATCGCGTGCCACGGCTGGCGGTGGATCCACTACCAGGGCATGACGCCCGAGCTCGAGGCCGAGCACATGCGGCTCGGCATGGCGGCGATCGAGCGCGTGACCGGCGTGCGGCCGCTCGGCTGGTACACCGGCCGCGACAGCCCGAACACGCACCGGCTCGTCGCCGAATACGGCGGCTTCCTGTACGACTCGGACAATTACGGTGACGACCTGCCGTTCTGGATGGACGTCGACGTGTCGGGCGGCGGCACGACGCCGCAGCTGATCGTGCCGTACACGCTCGACACCAACGACATGCGCTTCGCGACGCCGCAGGGCTTCAACACCGCGGATCACTTCTTCCACTACCTGCGCGACGCATTCGACGTGCTGTACGAGGAGGGCGACGAGGCGCCGAAGATGCTGTCGATCGGCATGCACTGCCGGCTGCTCGGCCGGCCGGGCCGGTTCCGCGCGCTGCAACGGTTCCTCGACCACATCGAGCAGCACGATCGCGTATGGGTGACGCGGCGTGTCGATATCGCGCGTCACTGGCATGAACATCATCCGTATCAGCCCAATCAACGGAACCAAGGGAAAGCATGA
- a CDS encoding aspartate/glutamate racemase family protein, whose translation MKIKLINPNTTRRMTDAMGRCAREVAGAGTAVVAVSPPMGPPSIEGYYDEALATPGLLAEIAQGERDGFDAYVIACFGDPGLHAARELARGPVIGIAEAAMHAASVLAPGFSVVTTLARTCGMAWHLAERYGMKRFCRNVRATDVAVLELDRPGSAARRIIVDECRRALDEDGADAIVLGCAGMAEFAHEIEQQIGAPVVEGVTAAVKWAEALVALRLATAKRGDYARPLPKRYDGEFARFSPPGDAADPAPGRPGAAAPQADAAALPHPHIHTV comes from the coding sequence ATGAAGATCAAGCTGATCAATCCGAACACGACGCGGCGGATGACCGACGCGATGGGCCGCTGCGCGCGCGAGGTCGCGGGCGCCGGCACCGCGGTGGTGGCGGTCAGCCCGCCGATGGGCCCGCCGTCGATCGAAGGCTATTACGACGAGGCGCTCGCCACCCCCGGGCTGCTGGCCGAGATCGCGCAGGGCGAGCGCGACGGCTTCGACGCGTACGTGATCGCATGCTTCGGCGATCCGGGGCTGCATGCGGCGCGTGAGCTCGCGCGCGGGCCCGTGATCGGCATCGCCGAGGCGGCGATGCACGCGGCGAGCGTGCTCGCGCCCGGCTTCTCGGTCGTCACGACGCTCGCGCGCACCTGCGGGATGGCGTGGCATCTGGCCGAACGCTACGGGATGAAGCGGTTCTGCCGCAACGTGCGCGCGACCGACGTCGCGGTGCTCGAACTCGACCGGCCCGGCTCGGCCGCGCGCCGGATCATCGTCGACGAATGCCGGCGCGCGCTCGATGAGGACGGCGCCGACGCGATCGTGCTCGGCTGCGCGGGGATGGCCGAATTCGCGCACGAGATCGAGCAGCAGATCGGCGCGCCGGTGGTCGAAGGCGTCACGGCGGCGGTGAAGTGGGCCGAGGCGCTCGTCGCGCTGCGGCTCGCGACCGCGAAGCGCGGCGATTACGCGCGCCCGCTGCCGAAGCGCTATGACGGCGAATTCGCGCGCTTCAGCCCGCCCGGGGACGCGGCGGACCCGGCGCCGGGCCGGCCGGGCGCGGCCGCGCCGCAGGCGGACGCCGCCGCTTTGCCGCACCCGCACATACACACCGTCTGA
- a CDS encoding NCS1 family nucleobase:cation symporter-1, which produces MAQFSVVHDSAYPAEGGSEESSPPLPGGFSERLYNEDLAPLKNQKWGSYNIFAFWMSDVHSVGGYVFAGSLFALGLTSWQVLIALIVGIGLVNVLCNLIARPSQQIGVPYPVACRATFGVLGANVPAVIRGLIAIAWYGIQTYLASSALVIVVLKFFPQWLPYADVHRYGLFGLSAVGWAGFMLLWVLQAFVFWNGMETIKKFIDFAGPAVYVVMFILAGYMVWRAGWRNIGINLGGVKYHGAEVIPVMITAISLVVSYFSGPMLNFGDFSRYCRSFGDVKRGNFWGLPVNFLAFSLVTVITTAATLPVFGELITDPVETVGRIDHPTAVILGALTFTIATIGINIVANFVSPAFDFSNVAPRLISWRAGGMLAAVASIFITPWNLFNNPAVIHYTLDVLGAFIGPLYGVLIADFYLVKRGRIVRDDLYTMSERGAYWYTGGVNRRALAALLPAALIAIVCVMMPGWQGVANFSWFIGAALGFGFYRLLANGKA; this is translated from the coding sequence ATGGCTCAGTTCAGTGTGGTGCACGACAGCGCATATCCGGCGGAGGGCGGCAGCGAGGAGAGCAGCCCGCCATTGCCGGGTGGTTTCAGTGAACGTCTGTATAACGAAGATTTGGCACCCCTTAAGAATCAGAAATGGGGTTCGTACAACATCTTCGCGTTCTGGATGTCGGACGTGCACAGCGTCGGCGGCTACGTGTTCGCGGGCAGCCTGTTCGCGCTCGGTCTGACGAGCTGGCAGGTGCTGATCGCGCTGATCGTCGGCATCGGCCTCGTCAACGTGCTGTGCAACCTGATCGCGCGGCCGAGCCAGCAGATCGGCGTGCCGTATCCGGTCGCGTGCCGAGCGACGTTCGGCGTGCTCGGCGCGAACGTGCCGGCGGTGATCCGCGGGCTGATCGCGATCGCGTGGTACGGGATCCAGACCTATCTCGCGTCGAGCGCGCTCGTGATCGTCGTGCTGAAGTTTTTTCCGCAGTGGCTGCCGTATGCGGACGTGCACCGCTACGGCTTGTTCGGGCTGTCTGCGGTCGGCTGGGCGGGCTTCATGCTGCTGTGGGTGCTGCAGGCGTTCGTGTTCTGGAACGGGATGGAGACGATCAAGAAATTCATCGACTTCGCGGGCCCGGCCGTCTATGTCGTGATGTTCATCCTCGCGGGCTACATGGTGTGGCGCGCGGGCTGGCGCAACATCGGCATCAACCTCGGCGGCGTCAAGTATCACGGCGCCGAGGTGATCCCGGTGATGATCACCGCGATCTCGCTCGTCGTGTCGTACTTCTCCGGGCCGATGCTGAATTTCGGCGACTTCTCGCGCTATTGCAGGAGCTTCGGCGACGTGAAGCGCGGCAACTTCTGGGGTCTGCCGGTCAACTTCCTCGCGTTCTCGCTCGTCACGGTGATCACGACCGCCGCGACGCTGCCGGTGTTCGGCGAGCTGATCACCGATCCGGTCGAGACGGTCGGGCGCATCGATCATCCGACCGCGGTCATCCTCGGCGCGCTGACGTTCACGATCGCGACGATCGGCATCAACATCGTCGCGAACTTCGTGTCGCCCGCGTTCGACTTCTCGAACGTCGCGCCGCGGCTCATCAGCTGGCGCGCGGGCGGGATGCTCGCGGCGGTCGCGTCGATCTTCATCACGCCGTGGAACCTGTTCAACAACCCGGCCGTGATCCATTACACGCTCGACGTGCTCGGCGCGTTCATCGGCCCGCTGTACGGCGTGCTGATCGCCGACTTCTACCTCGTCAAGCGCGGCCGGATCGTGCGCGACGACCTGTACACGATGTCCGAGCGCGGCGCGTACTGGTACACGGGCGGCGTCAACCGTCGCGCGCTCGCCGCGCTGCTTCCGGCCGCGCTGATCGCGATCGTCTGCGTGATGATGCCGGGCTGGCAGGGCGTCGCGAACTTCTCGTGGTTCATCGGCGCGGCGCTCGGGTTCGGGTTCTACCGCCTGCTGGCGAACGGCAAGGCCTGA
- a CDS encoding GntR family transcriptional regulator has protein sequence MQIMNEPESVPSGAPGPEAIAERIRTAILEHRLAPGAKLTEAQLCDVFGVKRGTIRQALALLATDRLVDLEPNRGAFVASPTLQDVHEVFEMRRIIELAVVERLATGPGAKRLKGVAALIDKERKAFERRDVPAWIRLSGEFHTALAALMGNATLSACLDGLVARSTLMSALYESHGRSPCSFDDHGAILVALEAGDAKRAAELMAHHLQHVELKMLDRPAPGAVDLREVFGGAA, from the coding sequence ATGCAGATCATGAACGAGCCCGAATCCGTCCCGTCCGGCGCGCCCGGACCCGAAGCGATCGCCGAGCGTATCCGCACGGCGATCCTCGAGCATCGGCTCGCGCCCGGCGCGAAGCTGACCGAGGCGCAGCTGTGCGACGTGTTCGGCGTCAAGCGCGGGACGATCCGCCAGGCGCTCGCGCTGCTCGCGACCGACCGGCTGGTCGACCTGGAGCCGAATCGCGGCGCGTTCGTCGCGAGCCCGACGCTGCAGGACGTGCACGAGGTGTTCGAGATGCGCCGGATCATCGAGCTGGCGGTGGTCGAACGGCTTGCGACCGGGCCGGGCGCGAAACGCCTGAAGGGCGTCGCGGCGCTGATCGACAAGGAGCGCAAGGCGTTCGAGCGGCGTGACGTCCCGGCGTGGATCCGCCTGTCGGGCGAGTTCCATACGGCGCTCGCCGCGCTGATGGGCAATGCGACGCTCAGCGCGTGCCTCGACGGCCTCGTCGCGCGCTCGACGCTGATGTCGGCGCTGTACGAATCGCACGGGCGAAGCCCGTGTTCGTTCGACGATCACGGCGCGATCCTCGTCGCGCTGGAAGCGGGGGACGCGAAGCGCGCGGCGGAGCTGATGGCGCACCACCTGCAACACGTCGAATTGAAGATGCTGGACCGGCCCGCGCCCGGGGCGGTCGATTTGCGCGAGGTGTTCGGCGGCGCCGCGTAA
- the ldcA gene encoding muramoyltetrapeptide carboxypeptidase, giving the protein MSAPPTASYSIRLLAPSGYPHDPDAINRALERLSDAQHRIENVEATQRRYQRFGGTDGERAGDLNRLADPARPLPDIGLAVRGGYGAARILHGLDYRGLERRLRDQPIALVGHSDFTAIQLALYAKARIKTFGGPMLSADFGAQTPSDFTMSHFWRTIAQPSTTLMADAPQAQSVNVSGTLWGGNLAILTSLVGTPYMPDIEGGILFVEDVNEQPFRIERMIYQLHLSGLLARQQALVLGQFTGARPFEYDNGYDMQTMIEQVRAVIGIPVITGLQFGHVPDLVTLPFGAQAQLVANAHGFRLTLSDYPHLG; this is encoded by the coding sequence ATGTCCGCTCCGCCCACCGCATCCTATTCCATCCGCCTGCTGGCGCCGTCCGGCTATCCGCACGATCCCGACGCGATCAATCGCGCGCTCGAGCGCCTGAGCGACGCGCAGCACCGCATCGAGAACGTCGAGGCGACGCAGCGGCGCTACCAGCGTTTCGGCGGCACCGACGGCGAACGGGCGGGGGACCTGAACCGGCTCGCCGATCCCGCGCGGCCGCTGCCCGACATCGGGCTCGCGGTGCGCGGCGGCTACGGCGCCGCGCGCATCCTGCACGGGCTCGACTATCGCGGGCTCGAGCGCCGGCTGCGCGACCAGCCGATCGCGCTGGTCGGCCACAGCGACTTCACCGCGATCCAGCTCGCGCTGTATGCGAAGGCGCGGATCAAGACGTTCGGCGGTCCGATGCTGTCGGCTGATTTCGGCGCTCAGACGCCCAGCGACTTCACGATGAGCCACTTCTGGCGGACGATCGCGCAGCCGTCCACGACGCTCATGGCCGACGCGCCGCAGGCGCAGAGCGTCAACGTGTCCGGCACGCTGTGGGGCGGCAACCTCGCGATCCTCACGTCGCTCGTCGGCACGCCGTACATGCCCGACATCGAGGGCGGCATCCTGTTCGTCGAGGACGTCAACGAGCAGCCGTTCCGCATCGAGCGGATGATCTACCAGCTGCACCTGTCGGGGCTGCTCGCGCGCCAGCAGGCGCTCGTGCTCGGCCAGTTCACCGGCGCGCGGCCGTTCGAATACGACAATGGCTACGACATGCAGACGATGATCGAGCAGGTGCGCGCGGTGATCGGCATCCCGGTCATCACGGGGTTGCAGTTCGGTCACGTGCCGGACCTGGTGACGCTGCCGTTCGGCGCACAGGCGCAGCTGGTCGCGAACGCGCACGGCTTCCGGCTCACGCTGTCGGACTATCCGCATCTCGGCTGA
- the tadA gene encoding tRNA adenosine(34) deaminase TadA yields MTPDVLPGAPAEPTTDSPAPAAAPVSARDTHFMRLAQAAAEEARAAGEVPVGAVLVRGDEVIARGFNHPIGGHDPSAHAEMAALRMAAQHLQNYRMPGCELYVTLEPCLMCAGAIMHARIARVVYGAADPKTGACGSVIDAFANPQLNHHTEVVGGVLADECGAALKSFFAERRRALREARLARDDASGT; encoded by the coding sequence GTGACGCCCGACGTGCTGCCGGGCGCGCCTGCCGAACCCACGACCGATTCTCCCGCACCCGCCGCCGCGCCGGTGTCGGCGCGCGACACGCATTTCATGCGGCTCGCGCAGGCCGCCGCCGAAGAGGCGCGCGCGGCCGGCGAAGTGCCGGTGGGCGCGGTGCTGGTGCGCGGCGACGAAGTGATCGCGCGCGGCTTCAATCACCCGATCGGCGGGCACGACCCGTCGGCCCACGCCGAAATGGCCGCGCTGCGGATGGCGGCCCAGCATCTGCAGAACTACCGGATGCCCGGCTGCGAGCTGTACGTGACGCTCGAGCCGTGCCTGATGTGCGCGGGCGCGATCATGCACGCGCGGATCGCGCGCGTCGTGTACGGCGCGGCGGATCCGAAGACGGGCGCTTGCGGCAGCGTGATCGACGCGTTCGCGAATCCGCAGCTCAATCATCACACCGAGGTCGTCGGCGGCGTGCTGGCCGACGAGTGCGGCGCGGCGCTGAAGTCGTTCTTCGCCGAGCGTCGCCGTGCGCTGCGCGAGGCGCGCCTCGCGCGCGACGACGCGTCCGGCACGTGA
- a CDS encoding DnaJ family domain-containing protein — protein sequence MRLLDALVEQRIAAAAARGAFDDLPGTGAPQALDDDLLVPEEVRVANRILKNAGFVPPAVEQLRALRNLQDELRAVSDRAARCQLQAKMLALDMALESLRGGPMTVPREYCRRIAERLCERGLDDDGPAEAGPM from the coding sequence ATGAGATTGCTTGACGCCCTGGTCGAACAGCGTATTGCCGCCGCCGCCGCGCGGGGCGCGTTCGACGATTTGCCGGGTACCGGCGCGCCGCAGGCGCTGGACGACGACCTGCTCGTACCCGAGGAGGTGCGGGTGGCCAACCGTATCCTGAAGAATGCGGGCTTCGTGCCGCCGGCCGTCGAACAACTGCGCGCGCTGCGCAACCTGCAGGACGAACTGCGCGCGGTCAGCGACCGCGCGGCGCGTTGCCAGCTGCAGGCGAAGATGCTGGCGCTCGACATGGCGCTCGAATCGCTGCGCGGCGGCCCGATGACGGTGCCCCGCGAATACTGCCGCCGCATCGCCGAACGCCTGTGCGAGCGCGGGCTCGACGACGACGGGCCTGCAGAAGCGGGGCCGATGTGA
- a CDS encoding DUF4148 domain-containing protein — translation MKTVFKAALAAVCVLGAMGLARAQEGSTPASPSDAAISSTSVGSMPAAGTQSGSPTGLTRAQVKQELLRAQKSGELERLNQLYQGGQ, via the coding sequence ATGAAGACCGTATTCAAGGCGGCGTTGGCCGCAGTCTGCGTGCTGGGTGCGATGGGGCTCGCCCGGGCGCAGGAGGGAAGCACACCGGCGTCGCCGTCCGACGCCGCGATTAGCTCGACGTCGGTGGGCAGCATGCCCGCCGCAGGTACGCAGTCGGGCAGCCCGACCGGCCTGACACGGGCGCAGGTCAAGCAGGAACTGCTGCGCGCGCAGAAGTCGGGCGAACTGGAACGCTTGAACCAGCTCTACCAGGGCGGTCAATAG
- a CDS encoding helix-turn-helix transcriptional regulator, which yields MSDKHAALAGHIRRLCSLGVEPRLVIPHVIEAARHIVGADWGMFFYADDRHALTDVYSENDAVYTVLPAYFANVHNTRQQEVLGVTFSDAMRRGRGFDNSARYDSALLSSAMYADLWRPVSMRHCLELTATDGTRGWGSLQLSRSPGSPPFSERDHRDLEPFARHLAHALSRPVQPPLHEAEGSLSAIVVVDDAGRVLLHNADSIRMLALATGEPLAFYRHDRVPDWLAPLLTNVSRIWRGHPAPPATLERRTTAGRFRFKAYRFADAGAMRREFAIVIYIEHFPPLELEIERLGFRLGLTERQRELCTQLVLGRSHSEIARCLALRDSTVVDHVRKIYRKLDVHNHDELRSVFRLGAQG from the coding sequence ATGTCTGACAAGCACGCCGCGCTTGCAGGTCACATTCGACGACTGTGTTCGCTGGGCGTCGAGCCGCGTCTCGTCATTCCTCACGTGATTGAAGCGGCACGGCACATCGTCGGCGCCGACTGGGGGATGTTCTTCTACGCGGACGACCGTCATGCGCTGACCGACGTGTACAGCGAAAACGACGCGGTCTACACGGTGCTTCCCGCCTACTTCGCGAACGTCCACAACACCCGGCAACAGGAAGTGCTCGGCGTCACCTTTTCCGACGCGATGCGTCGCGGACGCGGCTTCGACAACAGCGCGCGCTACGACAGCGCGCTATTGTCGAGCGCCATGTATGCGGACCTGTGGCGGCCGGTATCGATGCGGCACTGTCTCGAGCTGACCGCGACCGACGGCACGCGCGGCTGGGGCAGCCTGCAATTGTCCCGTTCACCGGGCAGCCCGCCGTTCTCCGAACGGGATCACCGCGACCTCGAACCGTTCGCGCGGCATCTCGCACATGCGCTGTCGCGTCCCGTGCAGCCGCCGCTGCATGAAGCGGAAGGCAGCCTGTCCGCGATCGTGGTCGTCGACGACGCCGGCCGGGTCCTGCTGCACAATGCGGACAGCATCCGGATGCTGGCGCTCGCGACCGGCGAGCCGCTCGCGTTCTATCGCCACGACCGCGTACCGGACTGGCTCGCGCCGCTGCTGACGAACGTCAGCCGGATCTGGCGAGGCCACCCCGCGCCGCCCGCCACGCTGGAGCGCCGCACCACCGCGGGCCGCTTCCGCTTCAAGGCGTATCGCTTCGCCGACGCCGGCGCGATGCGACGCGAATTCGCGATCGTGATCTACATCGAGCACTTCCCGCCGCTCGAACTGGAAATCGAGCGGCTCGGCTTCCGGCTCGGCCTCACCGAACGCCAGCGCGAGCTCTGCACGCAGCTCGTGCTCGGCCGCTCGCACAGCGAGATCGCGCGTTGCCTCGCGTTGCGCGACAGCACGGTCGTCGATCACGTCCGCAAGATCTATCGCAAGCTCGACGTCCACAACCACGACGAGCTGCGCAGCGTGTTTCGTCTCGGCGCGCAGGGGTAG
- a CDS encoding MFS transporter, whose protein sequence is MHASRYRWVIVAAGGLLGCVAIGAMFSLPVFLRPIARDTGWSVTGISSAMTIGFVALALASIAWGSLSDRVGPRGVVMAGAVLLAASLALASRAPSLAAFQLSFGLLVGSATAAIFAPVMACVTGWFDTHRSLAVSLVSAGMGMAPMTMSPLAAWLVSVHGWRTSMQIIAALAAVLMIPAACLVRRAPALDGGQGAALPADARHTAMSVGQALRSPQFMILALTNFFCCMTHSGPIFHTVSYATSCGIPLIAAVSIYSVEGLAGMGGRIAFGILGDRAGAKRMLVAGLLIQAVGALAYFFVRGLGGFYAVATLFGFVYAGVMPLYPVIARENFPLRMMGTVIGGSAMAGSLGMAAGPVAGGLIFDALGGYGWLYVGSFGIGIGAFLIALTFRPFPKDRSMPAAA, encoded by the coding sequence ATGCACGCTTCTCGCTACCGCTGGGTGATCGTCGCCGCGGGCGGCCTGCTGGGCTGCGTCGCGATCGGCGCGATGTTTTCGCTGCCGGTATTCCTGAGGCCGATCGCGCGCGACACCGGATGGTCGGTGACCGGCATCTCGAGCGCGATGACGATCGGCTTCGTCGCGCTGGCGCTCGCCAGCATCGCATGGGGCAGCCTGTCGGACCGCGTGGGCCCGCGGGGCGTGGTGATGGCGGGGGCCGTCCTGCTGGCCGCGAGTCTCGCGCTCGCGAGCCGCGCGCCGTCGCTGGCCGCGTTTCAGCTGAGCTTCGGCCTGCTCGTCGGCAGTGCGACGGCGGCGATCTTCGCGCCGGTGATGGCGTGCGTGACGGGCTGGTTCGACACGCATCGCAGCCTCGCCGTGTCGCTCGTGTCCGCGGGCATGGGCATGGCGCCGATGACGATGTCCCCGCTGGCCGCGTGGCTCGTGTCGGTGCACGGCTGGCGGACGTCGATGCAGATCATCGCCGCGCTGGCGGCTGTCCTGATGATTCCGGCGGCGTGCCTCGTGCGCCGCGCCCCGGCGCTCGACGGCGGGCAGGGCGCGGCGTTGCCGGCGGACGCGCGGCACACCGCGATGTCCGTCGGGCAGGCGCTGCGTTCGCCGCAATTCATGATCCTGGCGCTGACGAACTTCTTCTGCTGCATGACGCACTCCGGCCCGATCTTCCATACGGTGAGCTACGCGACGAGTTGCGGGATACCGCTCATCGCCGCGGTGTCGATCTACAGCGTGGAAGGGCTGGCCGGCATGGGAGGCCGCATCGCGTTCGGCATCCTGGGCGATCGCGCCGGCGCGAAACGCATGCTGGTGGCGGGCCTGCTGATCCAGGCGGTCGGCGCGCTCGCCTACTTCTTCGTGCGCGGCCTTGGCGGGTTCTATGCGGTCGCGACGCTGTTCGGTTTCGTCTACGCAGGCGTGATGCCCTTGTATCCGGTCATTGCGCGCGAAAACTTCCCGCTGCGGATGATGGGCACCGTGATCGGCGGCAGTGCGATGGCCGGCAGCCTGGGGATGGCGGCGGGGCCGGTCGCCGGCGGCCTGATCTTCGATGCGCTCGGCGGCTACGGCTGGCTCTATGTCGGGTCGTTCGGCATCGGGATCGGCGCGTTCCTGATCGCGCTGACGTTCCGGCCGTTTCCGAAGGATCGCTCGATGCCGGCGGCGGCGTGA
- a CDS encoding GlxA family transcriptional regulator, whose protein sequence is MHRIGFLISDGFQIMALAPQSVFEYANMVAGDAFYALENFSVDGGEVRSSLGVAVGTRSLRGKLDVDTWIVAGVNDPLDSPPPGKLLAYLRRAGHRARRIAGICTGAFVLAEAGLLAQRRATTHWAFGRDMQKRFPDIRVEEDRIYIVDGPIWTSAGMTAGLDLALAMVEKDLGAEAARSVAHKLVMHQRRAGGQSQHSEMLELAPKSDRIQNALNYARQNLGRPLTVEELAETVHLSPRQFSRVFTLETGQSPAKAIERLRLEAARLMVEQSRHPLDVIARETGFRDRRHMREAFMRGFGLPPQAVRRDSRLDD, encoded by the coding sequence ATGCACCGGATTGGCTTCCTGATCAGCGACGGTTTTCAGATCATGGCGCTCGCGCCGCAGTCGGTGTTCGAGTACGCGAACATGGTGGCGGGCGACGCGTTCTACGCGCTCGAGAACTTCTCGGTAGACGGCGGCGAGGTGCGCTCGTCGCTCGGCGTGGCGGTGGGCACGCGGTCGTTGCGCGGAAAGCTCGACGTGGACACGTGGATCGTCGCCGGGGTCAATGATCCGCTCGATTCGCCGCCCCCGGGAAAGCTGCTTGCGTACCTGCGCCGGGCGGGCCATCGCGCGAGGCGCATCGCCGGGATCTGCACCGGCGCATTCGTGCTCGCGGAAGCGGGCCTGCTGGCGCAGCGGCGCGCCACGACGCATTGGGCGTTCGGGCGCGACATGCAGAAGCGCTTTCCGGACATCCGCGTCGAGGAAGACCGGATCTACATCGTCGACGGGCCGATCTGGACGTCCGCCGGCATGACGGCCGGCCTCGACCTCGCGCTCGCGATGGTGGAAAAGGATCTGGGGGCGGAGGCGGCCCGTTCGGTCGCGCACAAGCTGGTCATGCACCAGCGGCGGGCCGGCGGACAGTCTCAGCATTCCGAAATGCTGGAGCTCGCGCCGAAATCGGACCGCATCCAGAATGCGCTGAACTATGCGCGCCAGAATCTGGGCCGCCCGCTGACGGTGGAGGAACTGGCCGAGACGGTGCATCTGAGCCCGCGCCAGTTCAGCCGCGTGTTCACGCTCGAAACCGGACAGTCCCCGGCCAAGGCCATCGAAAGGCTGCGGCTGGAAGCCGCGCGGCTGATGGTCGAGCAGAGCCGGCATCCGCTCGACGTCATCGCGAGGGAGACCGGCTTTCGCGATCGCCGCCACATGCGCGAAGCCTTCATGCGCGGATTTGGCCTGCCGCCGCAGGCCGTCCGGCGCGATTCGCGCCTGGACGACTGA